GAACTTCGCGAGGTAATCTTCTATCGTGTCAGGGTCGAATCCAAGAACAAGCAAACCATGCTTTTCCATACTTCGAGACAGCCTGCTGAGGCCCCTGTTGTCAAGATTCTCGCCTGTTATCAGATCTTCCGAAACATACGAAAATATAATCTTGCTTGCTGATCCAGCCTTCGGAACAAAACTCAAGATAGCGTCGTTGGCTTTGCCAGTGAGATAGGCCGAAACGCTTTCCCACACAAACAACGTGGTTGAAGACAGATCGCATCCTGCTTTCTGCAGTTCGGTTCTAATGTCTCGTATGTGAAAACCCACTGCGATATAGCTCACATGGTCGGGCAAACGCCCCAGAACCCGCTTGATCGTCTCCTTTTTTCTTTTGATCCCACCAGGATGGTCAACCTCGAAGTAGCGGATCTTCTCGATCCCTGGAAGGAAATAAGCCTTGGGATCCATTCCTGACCCAAGGTTGACAATGGCGTCGATCTCATCCGTTGCAAGGCACTCCTCAATGACCTCATCGTAGTATCGAAAACGGCAAAGCAAGTAGCCCAACATTCCCGAGTACAGAATTTCGCAAAAAGCGGTAACCGATATCTGCACGGGCGAAACGTGCCTGAGCTTGACGAAATACTTACTCCCGCCAGACAGAAACTTCTCAGAAATGGGATCGTTGTACAGACGCTGCTGCGGAGGATAGAGCAGCCCATTGCTCGCAATGCAGGCAGTCCACATCCCGTGCTTGTCGGATCCACGGCATCTCCATCAGGAGGGAAAGCTGCGTACCTGGCAGTCACCGGTGCAGACAACAAAAGGTCGCCCGAATGTCAATCGTTGAATTCGGCCTGCATATCTCGGCTCTTGATCTGCAACGAGAATCGCAAGCTGGCCCCGGAATCAACGCAGTCTGCGACAAGGTGGCCACCATGAGATTCGACAATTGACCGACTGATTGCAAGCCCCATCCCCATGCCGTTTTCTTTGCCCGAATTGAAAGCTCCAAAAATGAATCCCTCTTTGCCGACCGTTACGCCTGGGCCGTTGTCTCTGACCACGACTTCAATGCTGTGATCGTCAATTCGCCGTGTGCTCAAGGTGATCACTTTTTCATCAGAATAGAGTTCCTGCAATGCTTCCATCGCATTTCGGATCAAATTAACGGCTACCTGTTCGACCTGCAATGGGTCAATTTGGATTAATGGCAAGCCCCTGTCGAATTGTTCTACAAGCTCAATCTGAGATTGAAGTAAATCCGGTTCCAGTAGACTAACCGCTTTCTTAATCACATCATGAATGTCGCTTTCTTCCCGCTTCAGAAGCGTTTTTGTGATCAAAGATCTTACTCCGGCAACAATCTGCGCCGCACGGACAACCTGTTCACGAAGACTCGCTGCCATCTCTCGGATACGATCCATCATTGGTTCATCAGCCGAAGTCAGTTTTTCAATCACGAACGCATAGTTGGAAGCGGCTGACAATGGCTGATTCACCTCGTGCGCAATACTCGACGCCATCTGCCCCATTAAATTGGACTGCGCGGCTTGAGCAAACCCCTCACGACGTCGACGGAATTCCTCTTCCGCAGCCCGTCGGATGGTGATGTCTTGCACATAAACAACAAAGTATTGCTTACCTTCGAACTCAAACTGATTCATCGTCACTTCGACGGGCAATACAGAACCGTCTTTCCGACGATGAAAAGCCTCAATAATTTTGGGCTCACCACTCCGCATTGCCTCCACGCCAGTCGTCCAATAGTCCGAGTCAACCTTGAACAGAATGTCTTGCATCTCCAAGGTTAGCAATTCATCGTGCGAATACCCGGTCAAATCGCAAATCGCCTGATTTACGTAAGCAATTCTTCCGTTTGTTTCGGCCTTCAAGATCGGGGTGCTACTTTTGTCGACAGAAAATTGAGTAAACCGCAACTGTTGTTCGTCGCTTCGGCGTCGAATCGCAATGCTGGCCAGGTAGGCTGCACTTTGCAGCACACGAAGATGCTGCTCAGTCGGAACGCTAACACAAGTGTGGCTGATTGAAAACGTTCCCAAGACTTTATCATCTTCAGCCATGATAGGAATGGACCAACACGCTAACAGACTGTACTTCTCAATTACCTCGTGCAAGGACTGCCAATACTCACTCTTGCGCGTGTCGGCGACGATGACCGGTTTTTTTTCCAAAACGGCCGCTCCGCAGGAGCCGACGCGATCTCCAGGAACAATCGTCGCAAACATGGAGCGAATTTCGTCGCTTACACTCGGAGCCACCTTCAAATTCAAGACATCTGCCTTGGGGTCATAAAGCATCAGGCTGGTAAATGATTGGGGCACTAATTTCTCGACCAGGCAGCAAAGCTCCGTCAAAATCTCATTGATTTCGACCCCCAGTGCGACCTGGGCGAGAATATCATGCTGCAAAAGAAGAATGCGATGCACCACTTGCAGATCCGATTGGTCATCAAACGGTGCCTCTTGCATGTTAATCTGATCCTCTTCCATCAGTCTCGGCACAACAAAGGGGCTTCGATCGCCGCTCCGATTTCACTTTTTGGTGGCAAGCCAACTCGAAACAATGTGTTACAAATGGTTACAAAGGTCAAGGGTGAGCATTATGACATCGTCGATCCGTTCAAATCTATTGAAAAACTAGCGGCGATGGTCATTTTGCACGACTGTGAGCCCGAGCAGAAATAGGCACATTGCTCTCGGATTTCACTTCGCGCTAACAACCCAGGGTGAACCTGGAGCTCCCCACCGACTCGTGCAGATACAAACCACGGTGTCCTCTCGCTAATCGGGCTAATTCCAGCGAAAAAATCGCAGGGCAACGACAAAAGAGAGGATCGCCCAGCACCCGATCAAAGTCAGTTCCGTCGACAAATCGACCAACGACCTGCCCTCTAACATGGTGCCTCGAATCGCGTCAATCAGCGGCGTTAAAGGTAGCAGCTGAATCAGCGGTTGAGTCGCTTCTGGGAATCGTTCACGAGAGAAAAAAATACCAGAAACCATCCACATTGGTAGCGTTGCAAGATTCATCAAACCTGACATCGTTTCCATGGTTTTTGCACGAATTGCAATCAGTAATCCAATGCCAGAAAATTGGACACACCCCAACAGAATTAACAGCAACAGAGCGAGATAGCTACCCTGATTGACCACTCCAAAAATCAAATTCGAGCAGACCAGCAGCAAAAGGATTTGGGGGATGGTGAAGATCTGGCGACTAATCATGATCGCCGTGAGAAATTGTCCCCGTTTCATGGGTGTCGCCAGTAGCCGCTTGAGCAATTTCCGGATTCGCATATCGACAATGGCGAATCCAATTCCCCACACCCCCCCACTCATGATCCCCATACCAATTAAACCTGGAATTAAGAAATCAATGTAACGAGAGCCTGGCGCAGTGATCTCTTGATTGCTTGAGAGAACCACATCGTCCCGCCCAGCAGCTCGTTGCAAGACATCGTTAACAGAATTTCGAGCCAGCAGGCTTCCTGGCCGCGTTGGATCATACGCATAGCGATAGCGTGGTTCGCCCGTAGCTTCAACGGCGACAATCACGTCAGCCCGCCCAAACCGCAAACTATCATTTGCATCGTTAGCGTTTTCAATACGAATGCGAAAGCGATCATCCTGCTGAAGCGTTTCTAGAATCGCAGCCGCCTGATCGGTCTGTTGAATGACAACCGTGATTTGCTCGACGGGTTGAGTACGGAAGGCAACCCCCAACGCGAGCATTGTCAAAAGGGGAAATACATAGACCCAAAAAATAGCCGCCGGTTCTCGCAAAAACGTGCGAAGCCTAGCCAGAATCATTTGACAAATTGCCGAATGGCGGACTTCGCTATCTGGTTGCCTCATGAGAATTCGTCCTCAGCTGCCTTCAAGCTCCGACCAGCAACCTTCATAAATACATCTTCCAGACTGGCTTGACGAGTGGTCAAACTTGCAATTCCCAACCCATTTTCTTCCAATGTTTTCAATAAATTTGGAATCACCAAGTGTGGCTGTGCAACAGACAACTGATACCGTCCATCTTCATGCTTTGCCTCACTCACATCAGGCAGATTACGCCACAGATGATCTGGCAAGTCAGCCTGAACATCGGGTCGCAGCGTAAAATTGACGACATGCTCACCGCCGATACTGGCAATGAGTTCCTGCGGCGACCCCACTGTAATTACTTTTCCTCGATCGATGATCGCAATCCGATCGCAAAGGCGTTCTGCTTCGTCCATGTAGTGCGTTGTCAACAAGACCGTACGACCTTGTCGACGTGAGTCGGCAATTAGTCGCCAAACTTCACGGCGTGATTGAGGGTCGAGCCCTGCGGTTGGCTCGTCTAAGAACAACAACTGCGGTTCGCCGATTAAGGCAATAGCAAACGCTAGTCGTTGTTTTTGTCCCCCAGAAAGATTCTTGACCCAAGTCTTTGATTTGTCATCAAGCGACACCCAAGCAATGGCATCCTGAGGATGCATTCCAGCCCGATAAAAACTACGAAAGAGTGTCAACGTCTCCAGCACCGTTAGCTTCTCCGACAACTGGGTCTCTTGCAAAGAAACCCCAATTTTCTGTCGAATCTCACTCCCCTGATCCTGCCAACGCATTCCCAAAATCTGAACGTCACCACTGGTTGCTGGCAACAGGCCTTCCAAGATCTCGATCGTCGTCGTTTTCCCGGCACCATTTGGTCCCAGAACGCCGAAACATTCTCCCTGCTCTACCCGCAGATCCACACCCCTAACGGCCTCAACCGGGGGCTTCCCGGGGTAGGTCTTCTTTAAATTCGAACAGGTAATGGCCGCAGTCGTCATCGAGCACTCTTTCTGGACATTTTTTTACGGTCGGTTATGCCTCATCAGTCATTCGTTGTCTACCGGGTGATGGGCAGCTAACTGCAATCGATTCTGGCCATCTTCCATCGCACGTTGAAAGAATCCTACCTAGATGGTTCTTGACAAGACTCGCTTTGCCCGTTGAATTATTGGCATTCATGAACCTACCGCGATGTTCAGATCCTCGGTCATATTACCTGCATTGAACCTGCCTCTTGGAGACTCCACTCACGATGCCTTCGCTAGATAAGCAACGCCGCAAAAAACTTCAAAAGAAAATCGACCGAGAATACGATTATCGCACCTTCTGTGACCGGGATGTCTATGTCAACGCAACGGGACCAAGCGGCCGTGGATTATTTGCAAATCGCCAGTTTTTCCCTGGTGAACTGGTTGTCGAAGTCAAAGGCAAGCTGTTATTGCAAAAAGATTACGGAGCTTCGACTTATGTGATGGAGTTGAACCGAAAATGGTATCTTGAACCGGACATACCAGGTGCCTTCGCAAACCATTCTTGCAACCCGAATTGTGAGCTCATCGAATTGACAGATCATTCGATGGGCATTGTCTCGATTTGCAATATCGAGCCAAGAACCGAGATTTCCTATGACTATCAGTGGCCGGCACTGTCGTGGATTCCACGCTGCAATTGCGGAGCGCCAACCTGTCGCGGTTGGGTCGTTGCAGAAGACCAGGTCGCTAAAATGCGCCGGCTCTCCAAAAAGCGAAACGGAAGTAAAAACGGAAGTAAAAAGAAGTAGGCTCGCTGACAGCACCCGAGGTCAGTTCCCAGTAAGCGCCTCCCAAAAAACATCGATCGTTGTCAACCACAGCCAGGGGTGAAATGGCTCCTCTGCTCCACCCCCAATCTGTTCTCCGGCAAACCGAGCAGAAATCAGAAACAGCAGGAACGTGCATGCGTTGCGGCACATACTTGCCATCATTTCAGCTGCCTCTGCTGGGGCCAGCGTTCGAGAGCCATTCTATCCAGGGGGTGCCCGCAGCTTGTTCCATTATGTGACATCCGTGCGGTCGGATCCGGTTAACGTTAGAATTCAAAAAGGTAGCCCTGGAAAAAGCACAGTAAAATTACGTGCGTTTCTTCAGCTCCGTTGCCAACGACTCCCGGACCACCTAACCAACCGTAGGAACTGATCATGCGTCTGCTCTGGATTATCCCATTCACCATCGTCTACCTAACCACCTTCGCGGTATCAACCTTTGCTGAGGACGAGCAATCGCAGAGCGACGACCAGACCGTCTTTTATGATCCTGTTGAAAAGGACATCGAGGGTTGGACGATTGCGGTCGATCCGCGACTCCTTGAACCCGAGCACCAAAAAACTGCCAGCGAAGCATTTGCCGCTTTGGCGAATCACCTGCAGCGAGTGAAGTACATCATGCCAGCTGAACGCGTCAAACAGCTACAAAAGCTGCGCATTTGGCTAGAACTTGACAATTCAAAACTGACGAACATGCAATATCATCCCGATCGCGGCTGGCTGCTTGCCAACGGGCACGATCCTCGCCTCGTCAAGCACGTGCACATCCCTCAGGCAAAAGATCTTCTCAAACGAGGAACATGGGCCAAACATCCGTATGTCGTGCTTCACGAACTTGCCCATGCTTATCATGATCAAGTGTTAGGATTCGACGAACCGAAAATCGTTACCACCTTCGAAGATGCCAAGCAGGCGGGCATTTACGAGAAAGTCCTCCTCTACACCGGACGCAAGGTTCGTCACTACGGACTCAGTAATCACAAAGAGTATTTTGCGGAATCTACCGAAGCCTATCTCGGCGTCAACGATTTCTATCCTTTTGTGCGTGCAGAATTAAAAGAACATGACCCCCCGATGTATGAAGTCATGAAAGCAGTCTGGGGCCCAATCGACCGAGAGTGACGCGTATCGGTTGAAAATTGGCCATTTGACAAATCAGGCTTCAGACTTTCCGCAGCGTGACCGATGGAACGAAGCGACGAGGACTATTTAATCGATCAAAA
The sequence above is drawn from the Pirellulaceae bacterium genome and encodes:
- a CDS encoding class I SAM-dependent methyltransferase; amino-acid sequence: MWTACIASNGLLYPPQQRLYNDPISEKFLSGGSKYFVKLRHVSPVQISVTAFCEILYSGMLGYLLCRFRYYDEVIEECLATDEIDAIVNLGSGMDPKAYFLPGIEKIRYFEVDHPGGIKRKKETIKRVLGRLPDHVSYIAVGFHIRDIRTELQKAGCDLSSTTLFVWESVSAYLTGKANDAILSFVPKAGSASKIIFSYVSEDLITGENLDNRGLSRLSRSMEKHGLLVLGFDPDTIEDYLAKF
- a CDS encoding PAS domain S-box protein; its protein translation is MPRLMEEDQINMQEAPFDDQSDLQVVHRILLLQHDILAQVALGVEINEILTELCCLVEKLVPQSFTSLMLYDPKADVLNLKVAPSVSDEIRSMFATIVPGDRVGSCGAAVLEKKPVIVADTRKSEYWQSLHEVIEKYSLLACWSIPIMAEDDKVLGTFSISHTCVSVPTEQHLRVLQSAAYLASIAIRRRSDEQQLRFTQFSVDKSSTPILKAETNGRIAYVNQAICDLTGYSHDELLTLEMQDILFKVDSDYWTTGVEAMRSGEPKIIEAFHRRKDGSVLPVEVTMNQFEFEGKQYFVVYVQDITIRRAAEEEFRRRREGFAQAAQSNLMGQMASSIAHEVNQPLSAASNYAFVIEKLTSADEPMMDRIREMAASLREQVVRAAQIVAGVRSLITKTLLKREESDIHDVIKKAVSLLEPDLLQSQIELVEQFDRGLPLIQIDPLQVEQVAVNLIRNAMEALQELYSDEKVITLSTRRIDDHSIEVVVRDNGPGVTVGKEGFIFGAFNSGKENGMGMGLAISRSIVESHGGHLVADCVDSGASLRFSLQIKSRDMQAEFND
- a CDS encoding ABC transporter permease; translated protein: MRQPDSEVRHSAICQMILARLRTFLREPAAIFWVYVFPLLTMLALGVAFRTQPVEQITVVIQQTDQAAAILETLQQDDRFRIRIENANDANDSLRFGRADVIVAVEATGEPRYRYAYDPTRPGSLLARNSVNDVLQRAAGRDDVVLSSNQEITAPGSRYIDFLIPGLIGMGIMSGGVWGIGFAIVDMRIRKLLKRLLATPMKRGQFLTAIMISRQIFTIPQILLLLVCSNLIFGVVNQGSYLALLLLILLGCVQFSGIGLLIAIRAKTMETMSGLMNLATLPMWMVSGIFFSRERFPEATQPLIQLLPLTPLIDAIRGTMLEGRSLVDLSTELTLIGCWAILSFVVALRFFRWN
- a CDS encoding ABC transporter ATP-binding protein; the protein is MTTAAITCSNLKKTYPGKPPVEAVRGVDLRVEQGECFGVLGPNGAGKTTTIEILEGLLPATSGDVQILGMRWQDQGSEIRQKIGVSLQETQLSEKLTVLETLTLFRSFYRAGMHPQDAIAWVSLDDKSKTWVKNLSGGQKQRLAFAIALIGEPQLLFLDEPTAGLDPQSRREVWRLIADSRRQGRTVLLTTHYMDEAERLCDRIAIIDRGKVITVGSPQELIASIGGEHVVNFTLRPDVQADLPDHLWRNLPDVSEAKHEDGRYQLSVAQPHLVIPNLLKTLEENGLGIASLTTRQASLEDVFMKVAGRSLKAAEDEFS
- a CDS encoding SET domain-containing protein-lysine N-methyltransferase; the encoded protein is MPSLDKQRRKKLQKKIDREYDYRTFCDRDVYVNATGPSGRGLFANRQFFPGELVVEVKGKLLLQKDYGASTYVMELNRKWYLEPDIPGAFANHSCNPNCELIELTDHSMGIVSICNIEPRTEISYDYQWPALSWIPRCNCGAPTCRGWVVAEDQVAKMRRLSKKRNGSKNGSKKK
- a CDS encoding metallopeptidase, coding for MRLLWIIPFTIVYLTTFAVSTFAEDEQSQSDDQTVFYDPVEKDIEGWTIAVDPRLLEPEHQKTASEAFAALANHLQRVKYIMPAERVKQLQKLRIWLELDNSKLTNMQYHPDRGWLLANGHDPRLVKHVHIPQAKDLLKRGTWAKHPYVVLHELAHAYHDQVLGFDEPKIVTTFEDAKQAGIYEKVLLYTGRKVRHYGLSNHKEYFAESTEAYLGVNDFYPFVRAELKEHDPPMYEVMKAVWGPIDRE